One part of the Musa acuminata AAA Group cultivar baxijiao chromosome BXJ1-5, Cavendish_Baxijiao_AAA, whole genome shotgun sequence genome encodes these proteins:
- the LOC135674264 gene encoding cytokinin dehydrogenase 3-like, which yields MEFALFCTIVDILLLLLALCSPCKFIQSPMDFRPLSFLQSTNTSSLDFGRIKFNSPAAVLRPQSPKEISLLLSFLSASSFSKVTVAARGAGHSIHGQAQALDGVVIEMDSLPSNISIHKGTEFSPSYADVSGGALWIELLEEGLKFGLAPRSWTDYLYLSIGGTLSNGGISGQTFKYGPQISNVLQLDVVTGKGDQVSCSPTENSELFYAVLGGLGQFGIITRARILLQDAPQKVKWVRAFYDDFNTFIEDQELLVAMPNVVDYVEGFMLLNEQSLKSSSLAFPSHLEFNREFYSKSSHNVYFCIEFAIHDYQAKSTNVEQVVTEISRKMSYIPSHFYSVEVSYFDFLNRVRGEEVHLRSRGLWEVPHPWLNMFVPKSGIKDFKDLLLNNISPSDFEGLVLMYPILRDKWDTNSSAVLPDAGEAGEEVVYTVGVLRSANLATCSAQCLNDILLCHRRVAQAASSPRIGAKQYLPHHLSQSHWQHHFGRRWDQLMARKAQFDPRHILGQGIILPGTKAPRP from the exons ATGGAGTTTGCACTGTTCTGTACAATAGTTGATATCCTTTTACTGCTTCTGGCTCTCTGTTCTCCATGTAAGTTCATCCAGAGCCCCATGGACTTTCGTCCCTTGAGCTTCCTCCAGAGCACAAACACATCATCTCTGGACTTCGGAAGGATCAAGTTCAACTCTCCTGCTGCAGTCCTCAGACCCCAATCCCCCAAAGAGATCTCACTCCTCCTCAGCTTTCTTTCTGCTTCATCCTTCAGTAAAGTCACAGTTGCAGCCAGAGGAGCTGGCCACTCCATCCATGGCCAAGCTCAAGCCCTCGATGGAGTTGTGATAGAGATGGATTCCCTGCCCTCCAACATAAGCATCCACAAAGGAACAGAATTTAGTCCTTCCTATGCTGATGTTAGCGGTGGAGCTCTTTGGATAGAACTGTTAGAAGAAGGCTTAAAGTTTGGGCTAGCTCCAAGGTCTTGGACTGATTACCTCTATCTCAGCATTGGTGGGACTCTCTCCAATGGTGGCATCAGTGGCCAGACATTCAAGTATGGACCTCAGATCAGCAATGTCTTACAACTAGATGTGGTGACAG GTAAAGGAGATCAAGTATCATGCTCACCCACTGAAAACTCAGAGCTTTTCTATGCTGTGCTGGGTGGATTGGGCCAGTTTGGCATAATAACAAGAGCAAGGATCCTGCTTCAGGATGCTCCACAGAAG GTGAAATGGGTCAGAGcattttatgatgactttaacaccTTCATTGAGGACCAAGAACTCTTGGTTGCAATGCCAAATGTGGTTGACTATGTTGAGGGATTCATGCTTCTAAATGAACAGTCCTTAAAAAGTTCATCCCTTGCCTTCCCATCTCATCTAGAGTTCAACCGTGAGTTCTACAGCAAGAGCAGCCACAATGTCTACTTCTGCATTGAGTTCGCCATCCATGACTACCAAGCCAAGAGCACAAATGTAGAGCAA GTTGTGACTGAGATTTCCAGGAAGATGAGCTACATACCTTCCCATTTCTACAGTGTGGAGGTGTCCTACTTTGATTTCCTCAACAGGGTTAGGGGCGAGGAAGTCCACCTAAGGAGCAGAGGGCTGTGGGAGGTGCCTCACCCATGGCTCAACATGTTTGTGCCCAAGTCTGGCATCAAAGACTTCAAAGACTTGCTGCTGAACAACATCTCACCAAGTGACTTTGAAGGCCTTGTTCTCATGTACCCAATTCTAAGGGACAA GTGGGACACAAACAGCTCGGCTGTGCTGCCGGACGCCGGGGAGGCAGGGGAGGAGGTGGTGTACACAGTGGGAGTGCTCCGGTCAGCCAACCTGGCCACCTGCTCCGCCCAGTGTCTCAATGACATCCTCCTCTGCCACCGTCGGGTGGCGCAGGCTGCCTCGAGTCCCCGTATCGGGGCGAAGCAGTACCTGCCGCACCATCTCTCGCAGAGCCATTGGCAGCATCACTTCGGCCGGCGATGGGACCAGCTCATGGCGCGGAAGGCTCAGTTTGATCCCCGTCACATCCTCGGCCAGGGCATCATCCTTCCTGGAACAAAAGCGCCTCGTCCTTAA